CACATTGTTTTATTTTTAAAGTTTGATCATCTGCAATTTTAATCTGCTCTTTTATAATATCTATGCCAGTTATCATCTCCGTTACTGGGTGCTCTACTTGAACTCGAGTATTCATCTCTATAAAATAGAATTTCTTCTCATTATTATCAAAGACATATTCAACTGTTCCTACATTTTTATATCCAACTTCTTTGCAAAGTCTAATTGCTGAATCACAAATCTCTTTACGTTGGATCTCATTAAGTGCTGGAGAAGGAGCTTCTTCAACTAATTTTTGATTACGTCTCTGAGCAGTACAGTCTCTTTCACCTAAATGGATACTATTATTTCCATCAGATATAATCTGAACCTCTATATGCCGAATATCTGTTAGATATTTTTCGATATATACTGATGAGTCACCAAAAGCAACTTTCGCTTCTGACATAATTTCGTTAAGATCTTTTTCTAAAGTATCACTTGATTTTACGACCCTCATACCTCTTCCACCGCCACCAGCAGAAGCTTTAATAAGTAATGGGAAACCTACAGATCCAGCAATTTCAAATGCTTTTGTTTTATCTTTTACAGCTCCATCTGATCCTGGAATAGTTGGAACTCCAGCTTTAGTCGCTATTTTACGAGCCTCAATTTTATCACCCATTTGAGCGATAATATTGGAAGATGGTCCGATAAAAATAATATTATTATCTTCACATTTTTTAGCAAAACTGGCTTTTTCAGACAAAAAACCATAGCCTGGATGTATAGCATCTACTTTAAATGATAAAGCGGCAC
This genomic stretch from Marinomonas primoryensis harbors:
- the accC gene encoding acetyl-CoA carboxylase biotin carboxylase subunit, with product MLNNIKSILIANRGEIALRIVRACKELGVKSVVVYSEADKDSLPVKLADEVLCIGPSPAQQSYQNENSIISAALSFKVDAIHPGYGFLSEKASFAKKCEDNNIIFIGPSSNIIAQMGDKIEARKIATKAGVPTIPGSDGAVKDKTKAFEIAGSVGFPLLIKASAGGGGRGMRVVKSSDTLEKDLNEIMSEAKVAFGDSSVYIEKYLTDIRHIEVQIISDGNNSIHLGERDCTAQRRNQKLVEEAPSPALNEIQRKEICDSAIRLCKEVGYKNVGTVEYVFDNNEKKFYFIEMNTRVQVEHPVTEMITGIDIIKEQIKIADDQTLKIKQCDVVINGHAIECRLNAEDPDNNFMPCPSKVVNFRPANGFGVRMDSHLENGYVISPFYDSMIGKIICWGRDREEAITRMKRALEETEISGVITTAQFQFKLISHEKFKSGDFNTGFVSNFLQK